The stretch of DNA GATCGACATTAACGAGTTGATTGCCGAGGCCCGTCTGGGAATTGATCATTCCCGCGCCAGTACCGTTGCCGATGCCATGCCAGAAATAGAGCGAATCATCGAGCGAGAGTTTCGGCGTGATAACGAGATGCGTCGGCAAGGACGCCACCACGTTGCGGAACGGATTGGCGTGCAGCTTGTAGTAATTCGCGCCCGCGGAATTGGCCCCCGCGTAATCGGCGGCGTAGTTTGCGCCGTAGCCTTGCGTCAACCACTGAGAATAAGATGGATTGAGATAAAAATCGTTGGTCTGATCGTTATACGAGACGGTTAGGCCGGTATGGCTGCCGTTTTCGAAATCTTTCACCGCCTTGAAATCGTAATGGAATTTCTCGGCCTGCCCAGGTCCGCGCCATTGATTGCCCTTGGTATGACTAAAGGCGAACATCGCGCGGATACCGCTATTGCCGATATAACCCGAGTTCAGTCGCACGAACTCGCGGAACGTATCGAACGAACCGAACGACACATCCATCAGCCCGCCCGCATGTGGCGTGGGGTTGCTCATCGTCATGCTGGTCAAGCCTGCTGATGCATTGACGACCGGGCTATTGATATCGACCGCGCCAGGCTGAAGCGAAACATTTTCGAGATCTTCGGATTCGAGCACTTCGTTGGCGTAGAACTGCCCACCGCCGATATCGTTGAGCGGCGCCCCGTCGAGCAGGAAGCCGACTTCGCTCTGATCGAAACCTCGCACGTTCATCTGCCCGGAATACAGGCCGAACGGGTCTTGTTGAGACACGTTGACGCTCGGCATCATCGCCATGAGCTGCTGCACGTTGGCGGAAGGCGCTTGCTTGGCGATAAAGTCGCGCGTGACGCTTTGGATCGCCTTGGGCGCTGTTTCCACGCGCATGAGACCGCCCCCAGGAGAGCGGGTTCGGGCGCTACGACCGCTGACCGAGATTTCCTCAGGCTGCGATTTAGCCATGACCGGCCCTGCGGCAGGACGCACGGCAGGAGCGATCGGCGCGCCCGATTGCGCCACCGGGGCGGTGCGGCGCGCGGGATGAGATGCGCCCAAGCGCGACGAAGCGCGATGATGGGTATGGGTCTGAGCGAAGGCGGGGGCCATCGCAGCGAGCGTGGTGCCCGAGAGCAAGGACAATAGACAAAAACGCGTAAAACGAGGCGGCATCTGGCAGCGTTTTCCTTAGCAGGGCAAAGAAACAATGAGGTTTTTTACCAAATTGTTTCTGATTCGTTTTAAATTTACAAGATGATCTCCAGCTATCAATTGCATTGCGAAACAGCAATAATTTTGATGATGTTTTCTTCTGATCGGCCGGGACTGTCACCTTTCTGCATCATTGCGTCTCTTTCAGCCGAGCAGCGGCGCTGCTATGGCAAGGACATCCTGTTTTTCGTCCTCCCGCTGGAGCCGCACTCTGCCCGATCCCACTCCACCGGCTCGGCCTGCCTTGGCGGGTCTGGGCAAGCCGCTCCTGACGATCGTCTTTCTTTTGATCGTTTTATTCGCGGCACACCGCCTGCCGCTGACGCAGAGCCTTTTGGACCTTGCCGCGTCGTGGCGGCATAACCGGGCCGCGCCACTATTGTTTTTATTGATCGGGCTGCCCTACAGCGCCTTCGGCCTGCCACGTCAGGCTTTGTGCTTGGCGGCGGGGATGGTGTTCGGCACGGGTTTTGGCCTGGTGCTGGCCAGTGTGGCGACGCTGGGCGGAAATCTGGCGGGGTTCTGGTGGGTTCGTTGGCCCGGGACGCCGGAAGACCGCGCACGGTGGCAGAACCGTTTCCGTGGAAAGCTGGCCCCCGTCGGACATGCTTTAAAAGTTTCCCCGTTTCAAGCTGTTTTAACCTTGCGGCTAATGCCGGTCGGCTCGGCCCTTTTCGTCACGTTGGCCGCCGGATTCTACGGGATTCCCTTCTGGCCGTTTTTGTGGGCGACGTTCCTGGGCGCATTGCCGCAAAATCTCGTGTTCGTCCTGATCGGGACTGGCGCTCATATCGGCCACGGCTTGCAATTGTCGTTGGGGGCCGCTTTATTTATTGGCTCGGCCTTGCTAGGCATTGCGCTGATGCGACGCGCCCGGCGCGAAGGGTCAACCCTTCTTGAAGCTGCAAGCACCACCGAAAACGACAAAAAAGTTAATTGAAAAAGCTTTCGGTTGCGGTATCTGACGGTTCGGTTGTTTTCATGATCGAGCG from Kozakia baliensis encodes:
- a CDS encoding TVP38/TMEM64 family protein; its protein translation is MARTSCFSSSRWSRTLPDPTPPARPALAGLGKPLLTIVFLLIVLFAAHRLPLTQSLLDLAASWRHNRAAPLLFLLIGLPYSAFGLPRQALCLAAGMVFGTGFGLVLASVATLGGNLAGFWWVRWPGTPEDRARWQNRFRGKLAPVGHALKVSPFQAVLTLRLMPVGSALFVTLAAGFYGIPFWPFLWATFLGALPQNLVFVLIGTGAHIGHGLQLSLGAALFIGSALLGIALMRRARREGSTLLEAASTTENDKKVN